From Malaya genurostris strain Urasoe2022 chromosome 2, Malgen_1.1, whole genome shotgun sequence:
AGTGTtttccgatcagctcgtagcgtgttcccttcgtcataatgcagtgaactgggtagcaaatgagtgagctgatgagctgcggttcttttgaaaagagctgtgagctgtcagctcacttcaatgattcgattcactggaacagctcaggagcgaattgcccatctctattataggcactctttttttttttttttgaataactaTTTGTTGGAATatcagttaaaattaaattattaagatttaaattgggtgttcagccacaagtggtgacttttcagccctattatatatatatatatatatatatatatatatatatatatatatatatatatatatatatatatatatatatatatatatatatatatatatatatatatatatatatatatatatatatatatatatatatatatatatatatatatatgatttggttattaccatgagaacattatttgcttccgcaattctgagatttttgtgtagggaaaattctaaacctacttgtattgtgtaatggggaaaaggaacttatatacagggtgattttttaagagcttgagagcttttttaaacaataaaacgcataaaatttgcaaaatctcatcggttctttattttaaacgttagattggtacatgacatttactttttgaagataatttcatttaaatgttgaccgcggctgcgtcttaggtggtccattcggaaagtccgcttttttatcgacaaattttgttcagcgatgaggctcatttctggttgaatggctacgtaaataagcaaaattgccgcatttggagtgaagagcaaccagaagccgttcaagaactgcccatgcatcccgaaaaatgcactgtttggtgtggtttgtacgctggtggaatcattggaccgtattttttcaaagatgctgttggacgcaacgttacagtgaatggcgatcgctatcgttcgatgctaacaaactttttgttgccaaaaatggaagaactgaacttggttgacatgtggtttcaacaagatggcgctacatgccacacagctcgcgattctatggccattttgagggaaaacttcggagaacaattcatctcaagaaatggaccggtaagttggccaccaagatcatgcgatttgacgcctttagactattttttgtggggctacgtcaagtctaaagtctacagaaataagccagtaactattccagctttggaagacaacatttccgaagaaattcgggctattccggccgaaatgctcgaaaaagttgcccaaaattggactttccgaatggaccacctaagacgcagccgcggtcaacatttgaatgaaattatcttcaaaaagtaaatgtcatgtaccaatctaacgtttaaaataaagaaccgatgagattttgcaaattttatgcgttttattgtttaaaaaagttctcaagctcttaaaaaatcaccctgtacttacttactaactaatacagagagcgaattgattcaattgaagattgcgtcgatttttgtcggaatttgcttataatattatgtgacattacatctaatggttctatatttgtgagtctgtgtaactcattggtactaaaccagggaggatgcttcaaaatcattttcagaattttattctggatCCTTTGAagagttttcttcctggtggaacaacagcttgaccaaattggtatcgcataaagcatggctggtctgaaaatttgtttataaattaacaatttgttttttagacagagcttagaatttctgtttataagaggatataaacatttaatatatttattacactttgcctggatttcttcaatgtgatccttgaaagtgagttttgtcTGGATTCATACTATACCTAGGCACTCTAATTCCTCCTTTCGACTCACGACgcaaaatacactggtggcgtgataagacagttttggttgtgttggtaattttctcacgaaatttagtatggcgcgccgggattcaagcatgtaaacataaacaaacgatcatttcagatcgggatttcactttaagttactccagttgtcgcgcagcctggcgaatctttggcactaattgaaaatctggacattttttcttcaagggcttgcaagatAACgttgaaatatagaaaattttacacacatccgactctattcatttcgttggaggaaggatttggcggaccgcactgtggtatctattacagttattatggataatggagtgattgttctgtgggtggcatttcaaatgcaggtgatgaaaacgattgaaacatcggaacaaaacaccgcatttcactgtcaatattatcgcaaacagaaccaactctagatattttcatagaagcaactcccggaacgtcatttgtttagattttttcttcttcacgtctctctgttattccaaaataaaatgacaaccgcactaacacatagaaaaacgtgatcaccagggtattttacatcgtgcttTCGACTCATCCTTTTCGCCCTGTTGATATTTTGCACTTGCACTGATCACAACATTGTTCACGATAGACTGACAGTAGTACGACCTGCTCACACTGTTGTTACCAAACTTAACGAAAGTAGTGAGAAATTCAGTGAGGGGTGAGAAGAGTAAAGCGATCTCAAGCATAAAACTATGTtcggagaaaattttttatttgagtaGTTAATTATGCGATTTGCTCCATCATTTCTCATTCCAAATCAACCTTCGTAGAGATAGGACTGGCCACCGTCCGTGATTAGTAGTTTTGTGTACTTGTAGAGTGTATTGTAgtgaattgtaattaaatagaaGAATACGTGTTTAAATAAATGTAGTGTCGtgttagaataaaataaaagtttaatgTGTTATGTGTGATGTGTAGTGTTTTATATTTATCACCAAACATTGACCAGTTTAAAAGGCACTACTACTTAGGAGCGTAAAAACGCAAAACAAATCACCCAGAGTTGATCGCTGTGCACGATAAAATCGGGGCGGACCAAAATACTGGTGGAACACCTATTTGGTAAGGTTCACAAcacgccctgtggaataaattgagcaatttgacgtctcggttactcacaccgatgcagagtgaacagatctattcatatacgaaattagaatgtgtgcgagccgaagtcaaagtttgttgtgcactgaaatgaaaatcttattcatattcattagatttgtcatatgaatcatatgccgaatataattcatagaaattatatagaaacttataatttttatttaatgtgtacgtcaaatctaaatggacgttatcataatgaaagttataaaaatatcccatataatttatatggaaatccgatgaaagtcgtgaatcgtactgcttgaagctgaaggaatagttgtgtcctcaaTATTCGTCAACtactccagaccatttttttcaggaagttccgcatctcaatgtaattttaaatcgctgaaaaAACAGcttatccaacttcgttcaaggatatgcgttaacggaccatgaaatatatatccggtacgtttcattacactatctgtctagtaagattcattttttttattttcagtctcgggatctcacttctctttcgcaaatatcatgaggtgctcacttaccgaatggaatactagtacAGCTTGAattctcaaagaaaagtagtagttggcaattatctgctattcgcatgacctccattgaaagttatatatatatataaataaattttataaaactagtcatatggtatatatgaacctatataaataaattcgaagtgaatatataagttttatgtttcataagattatctcatatatttgacatgatgttgaacacatcttgtaactattattggaaatgctaatagtgcaaaatcattagaatatcatataatgtgaaaaagaaaatttagctcattgtatataaacctatctatattaattcgaaatgaatataatatttgcttcataaattgtttcaatgtatgttgtgtggatatctagtaatggttatagcacagactaacagacaggacactcaaattagattctttagcCATatcaacggtcatttcgaatattcctttatttgggacagtactcacatgtgtcatgatggcaccacgttaccctatcaaaaacattctgcctgtcatctagactgtgtttatttttttcatttaccaaccgagttgccattcatacagaattacctgtaaatgtattgatttgtatacctccatgcgaatttcatgcaggatacagattaattacatattgccaaaactatatacagaattgtgcctacttctcatcctacaacgcaatacaaaatcgaacccgttttgttacaatatttacttgcttctggtctgccgtcacttaatttcgggtgaaaattaccaacacaatcaaaaatagtctagatgaacaacgttgagtaaaataaatgtttaccttccaagatcgctaaaaaagttaaatatattatcaacgtaatccaaaaatttattgtgacgattcattttcaaatatttcgatgaaatcaggcaaccctgcaagcagctgatcggtgttgacaaacgaggggaaaccaactagtaaaaaaacttttacgtaacacaaggggtgtacagatagtaaattgttcgcgcagtacaatataggtggaactagtgcataacgaaaaattatttttataagaatttactcatactgtcatgtctgttagtctgtggttatagGGTGatgcaataaatttgactcaggctaaaaatttcattcgttatatgaaaatcttgtaaaaataacattacgaagagttttatgtttcataaaattatctcatatttttgacatGATGTTCAATACACTTTGTAACtatcattggaaatgctaatagtgaaaaatcattagaacatcatataatgtgaaaatgaaaatttagctcagtgtagttCTAATTCATGAACTCTACACATAACTTTTATTAGGTCTacactaggacaggacctgacaattgttaatccacttttaggaccaatttcggaccagctcgtgattggttgaaattgacataagcaagtacaagttgttgaaatcaatattactgcagggtggtagaaaaagtgttgtcagtatcgtcggaatgtagcttgatattggatattttatttttcggatcaTCTTGTGGTGACCACCCGGCACTACAGCCCTGAAAGAACAGCTGATAGTTTACAGTTGACTGTTAGATCATTCACCTCGTGTTATTACTAAGTAGAAAATATCACCTCCCTACCGGCATTATCAGTCATAACAGTGGCGACGAGGAaaaatcgttcaatttcgcgTTAAAAAAGTGTTTTAGCAGTGTTTATTCCTGGTGTTAAGTTTACCAGAAGCCGTTTACGGTTACTGCTAGTGTTTTTTTCCGGCTTTTTGCTGGTAGAGTGAGAGTCCcgctagtttaaaaaaaagcgGTAGAAAAACTGTTTACCCCACTAAGTGTTTCAACGGTGAAATAACATTTTAGTTTATCCCGTTGCTAGTGGTTGAGTTCAGTGAGGTGTTTTTGCGGAAAATAACCGCTTGATAACAGACGCTTTCTGTTGGATCGCTATCATCCGACgaagaaggaaggaaggaagaccCGTCTATTTCTCCGGAATAGTTTGTTTTGGTTTGTTTGCCGTAGGTTTGGTCAACGATCACGTAAGTTTTTGCATGTTTCGTTTAATTCAAAGTTTCTAGTGCATGTACAAAAAGTGCATTTGAAGGCATTCTGATTGTTTAGCACACAAAAGGAATTGCGTTTCATTTTGTTAGAAAGTGAGTTAAGCATCAGAAAAaaccattttggattttggttTTATGTTGCATACTACCATCAACATAGAGTTGTAGCACCCGAGTTTTGCTTGCATAGGCGACTGTTGTTTATCGCTTGGCTCTGTTGCATATGAATTTTATGTTTATCGCTGTTTACCGTTAGTTTCTTGCACAAAACGGAATTGAAAAGTTCATTGTTTATCGCGTACCAGTTTAACGAAtagaacttgtttgtttatttcgaaGTCGAATTCAGTTTGTTTCGATTCGATCTTCCAGTTTacactgaaagaaaaagtttaccgttcattaaaaaaataataaaaactattcaaatcaaatcgtgtttttttattttgtttgttctcTCATTATGTCAAGTATGCCGTTGGTGAATCAAATAGAACCGTTTATTCCCGGAACGATCCCGTTCGcgcagtttttggagcagttagATTGGGTGTTTGCGCATCATAAAGTGACAAGTCCGGAGGAACAAAAAGTGTCGTTTTGGCTACTTGTAGTAGAGAAGTTTATAGTGAGCTGAAGCTTCTTTTTCCCGGAAAGGATTTGAAAGCCGTGTCGTTTAAAGAGTTTAAAGAAGCGATACGATAAGACTGAAAGCGATTTGATCCAGCGGTACAAGTTTTATCAACGTGTTCAAGGTCCGAATGAAAGTGCGGAGGATTTTATTCTTGCTGTCAAGCTCCAGGCAGAAATGTGTGATTTCGGAGAGTTTAAGGACATGGCGATTCGTGATAAGTTGGTTTGCGGTATCAGTAACAAGGACTTGCAGCAACGTTTATTCGACGAGGACGATTTAACTCTGGCCAAAGCGGAGAAACTCATTGTGAACAGAGAGTTAGCAGGAGCAAGAGCTAAGTTGATCTCTGGTGATTCGACTCGTGTTAGCGTTTTGAACAGACTTGGGAAGCGTGACAGTCGTGTAGTTTCTCGAGATCGCTCACGAGGAAGGAGTCGAGAACCAAGCAGAAGGAGAAGTCGAAGCCGTTCAGTTTCTTTTGATCGCAGGAATCGTTCTTCATCCAGGACTCAAAGTTTGTTTTGCAACTTCTGTCGTAGGAAAGGTCATGTACGTCGTTTTTGTTATGACCTGAagaacaaagcaaaaaaaagttgCTTGCGGTTAAAAATGGAAGTCGATTGTGGCGCTGCAGTTTTCGTCATCAGTTTTGAGATGTACGAGGGAGATTTCGATCATATTCCATTGCAAAAATGCGACAAGAAGTTAGCAGTGATCAATGGGAGTCGTTTGAAGGTTGAAGGACAGATTCAAGTTTATGTAGAGTTTAATAATCAGAAAAAGGATGTTTATCTGATTGTTTTGCGAAGCGACAACTGTTTCACGCCTTTGCTTGGACGAGATTGGCTGGATCTGTTTGTTCCTGATTGGAGAAGAGCGTTTGGAAGCAACATCAATCAACTGGCAGTTTCGACAGACCAGACCGTTGCAGAGATACAGAGTAAGTTTGCCAATATTTTTGATAAATCTTTATCTACGCCAATGAAAGGGTTTGAGGCTGATCTAGTTTTAAAAGATCACACACCGGTGTTTAAGCGTGCTTATGACGTTCCATTCAGATTAAAAGATAAAGTTTTAGAACATTTAAGTAGTTTAGAAAAAGATGGCGTCATAACACCAATAGATGCAAGTGAATGGGCATCTCCGGTAATAGTTGTGGTGAAAAAAGACAATGGTATTAGGATAGTCATTGATTGTAAAGTTTCAATCAACAAAGTTTTGATCCCTAATACATATCTGTTACCATTAACTCAGGATTTGTTTGCCTCGTTGGCTGGCGCTAAAGTTTTCTGTTCTCTTGATCTGGCTGGCGCGTATACACAGTTATTATTATCTAAAAAGTCTAGGAAAATAATGGTGATAAATACAATCAAAGGTTTGTTTACGTATAATCGTTTGCCACAAGGTGCTTCTTCTAGTGCAGCTATATTCCAACGGATCATGGATcaagttttgaaaaatatcgacgGAGTTTACGTTTACTTAGATGATGTTTTGATAGCAGGCAAGGACAAAGAAGACTGGGCGCGAAGGCTTAATGTGGTTTTAGAACGTTTGTCTAAAGCCAACATTTGGTTTGTTTCGAGTTTGCCGTTTCTAGGACATGTTTTGAGCGACAGAGGATTGTTGCCTAGTCCAGAAAAGGTCGAGACTATTCGGAGAGCTAGTATTCCGAATAACGTCTCTGAGCTTAAGGCATTTTTGGGTTTAGTAAATTACTATGGTAAATTTCTACCCAATTTGTCCGCACGCCTTAGCTGTCTGTATCGTTTATTGAAGAAAGACGTTAAGTTTGTCTGGAATGCTGAGTGTAGTCGAGTGTTTGAAAGCTGTAAGCAAGCGTTGTTGAGCTCAAAGCTTTTAGAGTTTTATGATCCGAATAAGCCTGTTGTCGTTGTAACAGATGCTTGTAGTTATGGGTTAGGTGGAGTAATAGCACATCAAATCAATGGAGAAGAGAGGCCCATTAGTTTCACCTCCTTCAGTTTAACGAATGCACAAAAATCCTACCCAATTTTGCACTTAGAAGCTTTAGCAGTTGTGAGCACCATTAAGAAGTTCCACAAATTCTTGTTTGGAAAGAAGTTTACTGTGTATACTGATCGTAAACCGTTGATTCGCAGTTTCGGTAAAGAAGGCAAGAATACATTGTTTGTGACACGTTTACAAAGATATGTACTTGAACTGAGTATTTACGATTTCGACATTGTTTATAGACCGTCAACAAAAATGGGCAATGTAGATTTTTGCTCAAGGTTTCCTTTGCCAGAAAATGTACCAGCTTCTTTACAAAGAGAGTTTATCAAGAGTTTAAATATTTCGAATGAGTTTCCGATAGATCATGCTTTGATTGCAATTGAGACAAAGAAAGACAAGTTTTTGCAACAAATAGTTTATTACATGAAGCATGGTTGGCCGCAGAAGTTGGATCGAATGTTTTTGGATGTTTATGCACAGCACCAAGATTTAGAACAAGTAGAAGAATGTTTACTGTATCAGGATCGTGTCATTATACCTGCAAGTTTACAAAAGCAGATCCTGAAATTGTTGCATAAGCCATTCCGGAATAACCAAGATTAAGCAAATGGCAAGAAGGACAGTTTATTGGTACGGCATGAATAGTGACATTGAAAGTTTCGTCAAATCATGCAGAGTGTGTTGCCAAATGAATGTTGTTCCGAAGCAAGCTCCGTACTCTAACTGGATTCCAACAACAAAACCGTTTACCCGCATTCATGCGGACTTCTTTCATTTCGACAAGAAAGTTTTCCTGGTCATTGTTGACAGTTTCTCAAAATGGCTCAAGGTTGAGTACATGAAGTTTAGTACTGATGCCAGGAGTGTCAAGTCGAAGTTTATCAGCGTTTTTACAAGGTTTGGGTTACCGGACGTAGTAGTTACGGACGGCGGACCACCGTTTAATTCCAaagaatttattgattttttacaGAAACACAACATAAAGGCGATGAAGAGTCCACCGTATAATCCATCGAGCAATGGACAAGCAGAACGTATGGTAAGATTGGTGAAAGATGGTTTAAAGAAGTTTTTGTTGGATCCGGAAATGGCAGGTTTAAGTACAGATGATTTAGTTTCGTACTTTTTGTTTAGCTATAGGAATACATGTTTGGAAGATGGTCGTTCGTTTCCTTCCGAGAGGCTGTTTAGTTTTAAGCCCAAGACGTTGTTGGATATAATCCATCCTAGAAATAGTTTTAGGAATCATTTGACGAAGCGTGAAGTTGTGGATGTACCTGTAAATTACAAACATACCAAAGATAAACACCGACTTCGTGACTGGATTGACTCTTTGCGCCCAGgagaattaatttattttaaaaatgtttggAAGATGGTCGTTCGTTTCCTTCCGAGAGGCTGTTTAGTTTTAAGCCCAAGACGTTGTTGGATATAATCCATCCTAGAAATAGTTTTAGGAATCATTTGACGAAGCGTGAAGTTGTGGATGTACCTGTAAATTACAAACATACCAAAGATAAACACCGACTTCGTGACTGGATTGACTCTTTGCGCCCAGgagaattaatttattttaaaaattttagaccTACCGATATTCGACGATGGCTTGAAGCCAACTTTCTAAGACGTGTTTCTTTAAATACATTTCAGGTTTCCGTTGGAGGTCTGGTGTATCTGGCGCACCGCAATCAACTCAAGGTGTTTGGCACTAATAAGAAAAGGTGTGGTTTGATTTTTGCAAGGGGAAAGGAGAGCAGTCCAGCACGTAAACGAAGTAGAGAAGACGATAACGACGAGAGCTTTGACGACGATGCTAGCGACTTTCTCGGTTTCGCAGCGGATTCGTTTATTTACCGAGACACACCTGACGATCAACCAATGGTTTGTGATTCGGATGGTGGTGGTTCGGGTAGCAGTAATTTACCGCTTGAGGAGGTTGATCCTCAAGAAGGCACGTCTACGCGGCAGTGGTCGCGATCGAAACAAACGAGTTCGGCGGAAAGTTCGAGTCATCAGTCCGTCAGTTTACGTCGTTCGAGGAGATCGAAGCGTCCTCGGAAAGATCCCGATTTCGTATTTTATAAACAACAAAAGTTTAAACGACAGTAAAGTTTAGTCGGTTTCAAAATCTATTGGTTTGCGGTAGTTTAGTTTTGCCGTAGTTTGAATTTATATGGCAGTGAAGTTTCGCCATGATCGAATGTAAGTTTAAAAATAAGGGGGAAGAACTGTGGTGACCACCCGGCACTACAGCCCTAAATGAACAGCTGCTGGATCAGCGTTCAGAGTTTTAAGacaatagatagtttacagttgACTGTTAGATCATTCACCTCGTGTTATTACTAAGTAGAAAATATCACCTCCCTACCGGCATTATCAGTCATAacacatcttttcaaaattataaatttcaataggatttaagttcaatttgtttttaagtcctgtcaatgtggaaagtatacgagtacatttaacaatcactggatgatacaaaaagAAAGCtcgaaatcacgaagtgtgatatggacgagaatattgattatgttggttgagaatagcaccgaatctttggatacttctgtatgttattatttttctcaaatagaatatgttgaatactttagttaataaagctgcaaaaataattacccaaaaatgagtgttttagaaaaattttattaagctctttcaactaaacgctttcttcaaaacaaacatctgatcaaattgaatccagagctatatttttgaccgatataacatttgtctaagtgttttcaaatgataaataattgcatgttataaggggagaaagttttcagaatgaataattatctctactggcaacagtgatcgcgaggcatttattatttacagcagggagcaaccggaataagaagagaaatattttctggaaaaagaagccagttgtctggtcctgtcctagggtcTACAGAATACTTGCAGAATGATTTCGAAACATACTCACAATGTGATGTTCAtgagatattttgtattttgtcatcaaagctcaattctgcataaaatgttcaaaacgacgtatgtgacATTTCAGCTGAACCGAGAAAAgcgatgttgaaaaataatcgcacaattttaaatcctatttgaaaatgagtaattgAAACAACTTCATCTCTTCACTAAATCGTCCAATTTGTATGCGTGCAACGTATCATAGTGactaattcacaattttcaactaaaaagttaaCTTTTTGGCAAAAACGACACTTACGTCGTTTTGTAATTTGATCATGTACATTGGACAGTAGCATATGTCGTTTTATCCTGGTTGACTTGACACATAAGTCGTTTTGCTTCTGTTAGTTACGTCGTTTTGCGAAAGTCACAGAGTTCATTCGTCGTTTTGTTACTCGCACTTGTGTGAAAGCCAGTTTTGTTCGAAAACAAGAGCTAGTTTTGCATatcaagtggaaaaaatgacagTCGACTCGTTTTTAgtgtgttttgataattttcgctTTTGTTTGACGAAGGATTCATAACGGTttctacgattggaaacaaaacagtttcttaccaaattaatcagcgtatttttcaacaagcttaataGCAACTCGATGCCAATAAATATCTCCAACTCTACAGCAAGTCTCATCTTCATAATATCACACTAGATCtgctttttcgtgaaaaattattttgtcgtAAGTCCGCGCATACACTTTTGTTTATGCTTTGGTACATTGGTCAAAACATTGCCAATTGACGAAAGTAGcattaatgattatttttcattgatttcgaCATACGTCAAATGTGTTGACAGATTTTTTAGTGAATCTATAGTGAATCGAGAAACGGTTTTCGGGTAGTGCGTGTATTAGGACATTCCtaacaaaatgcaataaaaatctcggtttgtttacttttgttacttaggtcgtaatgaacattttatacagaattaattGTTTTGAGCATTATTACATAATAAAagaatgcattcaccaaaacattttacatgtttatttcaaatcaaaaaccgagtctaaaaatttaaatataataaatatttctttcttagcataaagtttttaaaaaaatctgtaaaatcgtgtaaatttacgtcttctgagaccgacatatacgagcgtaaacaatgactcatttttacagtagatctacactgagctaaattttctatttcacattatatgatattctaatgattttgcactattagcatttccaataatagttacaagatgtgttcaacatcatgtcaaatatatgagataatcttatgaaacataaaactcttcttaacattatttttacaggatttccatataacgaatgaaatttcctgtCTGAgtaaaatttattggcgcgtcttatagccattactagatatccgcacaacatacattggaacaatttatgaagcgcatattatattcacttcgaatttatttagataggttcatatataccatatgactagttaagtataatatatatatatatatatatatatatatatatatatatatatatatatatatatatatatatatatatatatatatatatatatatatatatatatatatatatatatatatatatatataaaactttcaatggaggtcatacgaatagTAGTTAATTgcaaactactacttttctttgaggattcaagctatactagtattccgttcggtaagggagc
This genomic window contains:
- the LOC131431188 gene encoding uncharacterized protein LOC131431188, which codes for MCDFGEFKDMAIRDKLVCGISNKDLQQRLFDEDDLTLAKAEKLIVNRELAGARAKLISGDSTRVSVLNRLGKRDSRVVSRDRSRGRSREPSRRRSRSRSVSFDRRNRSSSRTQSLFCNFCRRKGHVRRFCYDLKNKAKKSCLRLKMEVDCGAAVFVISFEMYEGDFDHIPLQKCDKKLAVINGSRLKVEGQIQVYVEFNNQKKDVYLIVLRSDNCFTPLLGRDWLDLFVPDWRRAFGSNINQLAVSTDQTVAEIQSFRWRSGVSGAPQSTQGVWH